CGGGAGGACCAGCACGCCAAAGAAATACTGAACAGTCCCGTAGGCGATAATGGTGATGACGCCGAGGGCCACTAGGAGTTTCCAACCGTAATAGAGGCCCCCTCGGGCGGCGATCGGCATGGCTCTCATTTTCTCATCAGGCCCACGTCCTCCCTGCTCAAATGTATTCGTCACCCGGCCCCCAGTGCACGCAACCCACCCTCGAGCCACTCAACGTTCAAACAACGTGTCGCAACTCCTTTAGTGGTCATTCAAAGCAATATCCGGTTCACCGGGTCCGGTAGTCGGGCCTGTCTTCCGCGGCGCGCTGCCCACGGCAGATCCTCTGCATTATTTGACGCGATGGCCGAGGATGCCGGCCAGATCGAGAAAGTGGTAGATCGGCATGCCTGCCATCACGATCAGGTATGCCCGCAGGGTCAAGAGCGAGAACTTCACCGTCCTTGTCAGGTGCATCCGCGGAATGTTGACGGTGTCCATCTTCTCCTCCGGTTCGTCAAACAGCAGATGCACAACAAGATGGGGATGCCGCCGCGTGTCTTTAAAGAGTCGAATGTCCGCCTGAAGTGTCATGATCGTCTCCTTTCTCGACCTCATCGGTCCCCGATATTTCAGCTGCCGCCGCTCGGGAACAGCTGAGGCAACGCGACCTGGGCCGCCGGGAGCAGCGACAGGACAATCAGAATCACGATCGCCGTCCAATTGATCCAGTTGTTCCACGGCCGGTTCACGAATGAGATTGCACATCGCAACCTTCTTAGCATCCTACTGGCTTGCGCTCGCCGAGTTGGGCAGGCTCGCGGTCCGACATCACAGCCGACTCCATGTACGCCACGGGCCTATCACGCGTAGTGTTTCTGTTGATCTGGGCGGAAATCTCCCCACGTCCCACCGCCGCTCCCCGGGGCACGTTTGGAGGCTATCAGCCTAGCAAAGGTCCTGTTGCCTCAGCCAGGTCCAGAAGTTCCCAAGACCGTACCGGTAGACGCGGAAGGTTTTGGGCGATCGCCCCTCAACCATACCCGCCGTTTTTAGGCCTCCCAGGCCTTGGAGAAGGAGAGGGCATATGGTAGAGTTTCCATCGGACGCCTCCAAAGGTGCGCCCCTCCCCTCGGACTGTTGGAACAGGCACGAGCCTGGGGAGGCCTAGTCTATAGGGGTTCAACGCGCCCGTAGCTCAGGGGATAGAGCAGCTGCCTTCGAAGCAGCGGGTCGGGGGTTCGAATCCCTCCGGGCGCTCCAAGATTATCAAGGTCCAGCCCGGAGACATAGGTGACACTTCGTACCTAAGACATGGGTAACACTTTCGGGCCGAACGGATTTTCGAGCGGTTCGAGCACTCGGGTCTCCAGATTAAAGTATCCCAAGTCATAGTCCAGAAAGCTGACCATGTCTCAGGCCGCTCAATAATCAAGCTCTAGGGAAGAAGAAGTCCACCGGTGCGCGAGTTGGGCGAATAGTGCAGTATCGTGGCATCCGCGATGACGCTAACGGTCATACGGTTCAATACGTAGGACATTAGAACTTAGGGACCGGTCGAGGAGTAATGATGGCGGATAACGCGGTGCTGGTGATGAAGATCGAGTATTACGCCGAAGGTCTGGACAGGATCATAGCGTGGAAGAAGCGAGAGGATGAGGAAAGCGGCCGCTTCTTCTGGGGGTACAACGGTACCCGCTGAAGGTAATTCAGTTTGGGTCGGGGCTTGCAAAGACCCAAGCGACTATTTCGCGCAGGCACCCCGCTGCTCCAAACAACTGGGCTGCCCACTCTGTAATGTCCTTGGGGCAACGCGGTCAGCCGTATGGGAGGCCGGGGATCGTGATCGTGATGCCCGCATCGACGGTCAGCACCTGTCCGGTCACCCAGCGGGCCTCATCGCAGGCGAGAAAGACTGACGCCCATGCGACGTCCCACGCATTTCCTTCTTCCCTGATGAGGCCTGCCGTCGCCCGACCCTCACGAGCCTGAGCGTTAAGCCGCTCGGCGACCAGCGGTGTGTACACTTGACCCGGCGCAATGCAGTTGACGCGGATGTGCTTGCTGCCCAGCTGGCCCGCCAGCGCAAGCGTCAGTCCGATGACCGCAGCTTTGCTGGTCGTGTACGCCGTCGAGCGCGCAGGATATGCGCGTACCCCGGCGATCGATGAGATGTTGATGATGGAGCCAGACTTACCAACCAGCATGTGCGGCACGACCGCCTGGGCCGCCAGGACCATGCTA
The window above is part of the bacterium genome. Proteins encoded here:
- a CDS encoding SDR family oxidoreductase, translating into MSGRLAGKVAVVTGAGSRGEGIGNGKAAAILFAREGAAVVCADQIVSRADETVAAIVAEGRTASSFACDVSHREGCQQLAATAVERYGRLDILQNNVGIPSNQSLEDITEEAWDHIMGVNVRSMVLAAQAVVPHMLVGKSGSIINISSIAGVRAYPARSTAYTTSKAAVIGLTLALAGQLGSKHIRVNCIAPGQVYTPLVAERLNAQAREGRATAGLIREEGNAWDVAWASVFLACDEARWVTGQVLTVDAGITITIPGLPYG